One Rhodothermus bifroesti DNA window includes the following coding sequences:
- a CDS encoding CRTAC1 family protein, translated as MRRFGLGLFSIFLLIAACRRAPSVPEPGTEAYQEAITAFYTGLAALQAGEDRGARTLLERTTELAPGEPAAWANLGLLALRRNDLPAARRYLEEAARLAPESARIQLLLARLSLAEGQPEQARSYITQALQNDPADLEAAYLLFQLLEERPSPNDTLTADALLNQLTTQHPDNQALWLERLRRAVATQDVQELHYVSNQLQPLVPTWPAEAQTVWHELLTQIRTADWNRLRPQVTFLRNTLLQHPAFRADLAELQPPPEVLTPPLTDPLRLKPPSATFALPDSLLTFRTAPMTAAPVEALLVTWKSSDTPPAVLHIGPEAVVFDDGITLKRPEPPRSSVLPLYSVALLDYNNDFRMDVALLGRQGLRLYRQEADGSFSEMALLNLGKITPTGIWVVDFDLDGDLDLLVGDQSGVFLISNNGDQTFRTQHVFNTPPRQLTWADLDGDGDPELVLLDLQGTLHLWRNERQGLFMPEPQIPQLTTCALTIADLDHNGQLDIILLQPNGNFQQLTFDRYTRSWQTQPLSARLPALSEEACRQAHFFTADLDNNGAQDLIASVPFQTWIWLTNAQGHLRREPLTLPLQAFDAADLDNDGRLDLVARQADGTPASLHNQSDAPYGWTQLHPQAVVVGDQRVNAFGIGGTIEIRTGLLYQKQVIRRPVVHFGLGLAERVPLARIVWPNGNVQAEFNLAANQTVQATQRLKGSCPWVFTFDGQQMTFVTDFIWGSPLGLRINAQETGDIAQTEDWIKIRGDQLRPRDGLYDVRITAELWETHFFDHVSLLVVDHPENTEIWVDERFAFPPRQLQLYVTGPVAPVTQAIDHQGRDVTALVAQRDGRYFNTFRLGAYQGIAEPHFIELDLGEAVPTHKPLYLIAYGWLRPTDSSINVAISQGNHARPRGLQLEVPDGQGDWRVAYPDLGFPAGRGKTIVIDLTNLLPEKGPYRVRLRTNLEIYWDWIGWAEARPNTRLRTQRLHPQRAELRYRGYSATVQPDHSMPEIPIYDSLAATAQRWRDLEGYYTRWGDVRELLAEIDDRYVIMNAGDELVFHFPALPDPPQGWSRDFVLIGDGWVKDGDYNTTFSRTVHPLPYHGQPSYDTPIARLWDDPVYRRFPEDWLRFHTRYVAPDRFDQALVLQPTPR; from the coding sequence ATGCGACGTTTTGGTCTCGGTCTTTTTAGTATTTTTTTGCTTATTGCGGCTTGCCGCCGTGCACCCTCGGTGCCCGAGCCAGGCACCGAAGCTTACCAAGAAGCCATTACGGCTTTTTATACCGGTCTGGCTGCGCTACAAGCCGGCGAAGATCGGGGAGCACGCACGCTGCTGGAACGCACCACCGAACTGGCACCAGGCGAGCCTGCTGCCTGGGCTAACCTAGGACTGTTGGCCCTGCGCCGAAATGACCTCCCTGCCGCCCGTCGCTATCTGGAAGAGGCTGCACGCTTAGCTCCCGAAAGTGCCCGCATTCAGCTGCTGCTGGCCCGCCTATCACTGGCGGAAGGGCAGCCCGAGCAGGCCCGTTCCTACATCACGCAAGCGCTGCAAAACGATCCAGCAGACCTGGAAGCCGCCTACCTGCTTTTTCAACTGCTCGAAGAACGCCCCTCCCCTAACGATACCCTCACAGCCGATGCCTTGCTCAACCAGCTCACTACGCAGCACCCCGATAACCAAGCCCTCTGGCTAGAGCGCCTGCGACGCGCGGTGGCCACACAAGATGTTCAGGAACTGCACTACGTAAGCAACCAGCTTCAACCGCTCGTACCAACCTGGCCCGCTGAAGCGCAAACCGTATGGCACGAACTGCTTACCCAGATCCGAACTGCAGATTGGAACAGGCTGCGCCCCCAGGTAACCTTCTTGCGCAACACACTACTGCAGCACCCTGCCTTTCGGGCAGATCTAGCTGAATTGCAACCCCCACCCGAAGTGCTCACCCCCCCACTGACAGACCCGCTGCGGCTCAAGCCGCCTTCTGCCACTTTTGCCCTTCCAGACTCGCTCCTAACCTTCCGCACAGCGCCAATGACTGCGGCTCCGGTTGAGGCCCTCCTGGTCACCTGGAAAAGCAGCGACACACCACCCGCGGTGTTGCACATAGGGCCAGAAGCCGTGGTCTTCGACGACGGCATAACGCTAAAACGTCCAGAACCACCACGAAGCAGCGTCTTACCCCTGTACAGCGTTGCCTTGCTGGACTACAACAATGACTTTCGCATGGACGTGGCCCTTCTTGGCCGGCAGGGCTTGCGCCTCTACCGCCAAGAAGCCGATGGCAGCTTTTCAGAAATGGCCCTCCTTAATCTTGGGAAAATTACGCCTACAGGAATCTGGGTGGTCGACTTTGATTTGGATGGAGATCTGGACCTGCTTGTCGGCGATCAGAGTGGTGTTTTTTTGATAAGCAATAACGGGGATCAAACCTTCCGTACCCAACACGTCTTCAACACCCCGCCCCGCCAGCTCACCTGGGCCGACCTCGATGGCGATGGCGACCCCGAACTGGTCCTGCTCGACCTTCAGGGAACCCTACACCTCTGGCGCAACGAACGCCAGGGCCTCTTTATGCCCGAACCGCAGATACCCCAGCTTACCACCTGCGCCCTTACGATCGCTGACCTGGATCACAACGGCCAGCTCGACATCATCTTACTGCAGCCTAATGGCAACTTCCAACAACTCACCTTTGACCGCTACACCCGCAGCTGGCAAACCCAACCCCTCTCTGCACGCCTCCCCGCCTTATCCGAAGAGGCCTGTCGGCAAGCCCACTTTTTCACTGCCGACCTGGACAACAACGGCGCCCAAGACCTCATTGCTTCAGTACCTTTCCAAACCTGGATTTGGCTCACCAATGCCCAAGGCCATCTGCGCAGGGAACCCCTTACGTTGCCACTGCAGGCCTTCGATGCAGCCGACCTCGACAACGACGGCCGCCTGGACCTGGTTGCTCGCCAGGCTGATGGCACACCTGCAAGCCTGCACAACCAAAGCGATGCACCTTATGGCTGGACGCAACTCCACCCACAGGCCGTCGTTGTAGGCGACCAGCGCGTCAATGCCTTCGGCATTGGCGGTACGATAGAAATCCGTACCGGCCTACTTTACCAAAAACAGGTCATCCGAAGACCTGTTGTACACTTTGGGCTAGGCCTGGCCGAACGCGTACCCCTGGCCCGTATCGTCTGGCCCAACGGCAACGTGCAGGCCGAGTTCAACTTAGCCGCCAACCAGACCGTCCAGGCCACACAACGCCTAAAAGGCTCTTGCCCCTGGGTCTTTACATTCGACGGCCAGCAAATGACCTTTGTCACCGATTTTATTTGGGGCTCTCCACTCGGTTTGCGTATTAATGCCCAAGAAACGGGAGACATCGCCCAAACCGAAGACTGGATCAAAATCCGTGGCGACCAGCTGCGCCCACGGGATGGCCTCTACGACGTACGCATTACGGCCGAACTCTGGGAAACACACTTCTTCGATCACGTGTCGCTGCTGGTAGTCGACCACCCTGAGAACACAGAAATCTGGGTAGACGAACGCTTCGCCTTTCCCCCACGCCAGCTACAACTTTATGTAACAGGACCCGTAGCGCCCGTCACGCAAGCCATCGATCATCAAGGACGAGACGTAACTGCCCTTGTGGCCCAGCGCGACGGCCGCTACTTTAACACGTTTAGGCTCGGCGCCTATCAGGGCATTGCTGAACCCCATTTCATCGAGCTGGATCTGGGGGAGGCGGTGCCTACCCACAAACCGCTCTATTTAATCGCCTATGGTTGGCTTCGACCAACCGACAGCTCAATCAACGTAGCTATCAGCCAAGGCAACCATGCACGACCCCGTGGCTTGCAGCTTGAAGTCCCCGACGGCCAAGGCGACTGGCGCGTAGCTTATCCAGACCTGGGCTTTCCGGCCGGTCGAGGCAAAACCATTGTGATAGACCTTACCAACCTGCTTCCCGAAAAGGGACCTTACCGCGTGCGGCTACGCACCAACCTGGAAATCTACTGGGACTGGATCGGCTGGGCCGAAGCGCGCCCCAACACGCGGCTACGTACGCAACGCCTGCACCCGCAACGTGCGGAGCTTCGCTACCGGGGCTACTCTGCTACTGTGCAACCCGATCATTCGATGCCGGAAATTCCCATCTACGACTCCCTGGCTGCTACAGCACAACGCTGGCGCGACCTGGAAGGCTACTACACACGCTGGGGCGACGTGCGCGAGTTGCTGGCCGAAATCGACGACCGCTACGTGATCATGAACGCTGGTGATGAGCTTGTCTTCCATTTTCCGGCCTTACCAGATCCACCGCAAGGCTGGTCGCGCGACTTTGTGCTCATTGGCGACGGCTGGGTCAAAGACGGCGACTACAACACGACCTTCTCCAGGACGGTACACCCCCTTCCCTATCATGGTCAACCAAGCTACGACACCCCCATTGCTCGCTTATGGGACGACCCGGTCTACCGCCGCTTTCCCGAAGACTGGCTCCGCTTCCACACACGCTACGTTGCGC
- a CDS encoding AMP-binding protein, whose amino-acid sequence MYTESAFPFKQPIVWEPRPEWIKASNLQRFIERHGIDSLDALLLRASEDPEWFWPAVLEDLDIRFYAPYHQIVDLSEGPAFPRWCVGGKLNIVHNLLDKWQSSEAAERVALRWEGEEGTLRILTYAGLHAEVCRCARALLELGFRKGDVVALFMPMTPELVIAFLATIKLGGIALPLFSGYGAEAVRTRICDAEARFLFTADGFYRRGKPILLKPTADEALVGCPSVAHVVVLRRLEAEALAVPMQPGRDHWWHELVWSQPTEAETVRTDAEDVLMLIYTSGTTGRPKGAVHTHCGFPIKAAQDMYQCMDLKPGETMYWVTDMGWMMGPWLVFGTLLIGAAMVLYDGAPDYPDIDRLWALVERHQVTHLGISPTLIRTLRPYGPEPLRRHDLSSLRAVGSTGSPWDPESWLWCFEHVLGGEKPILNYSGGTEISGGILCGNFFRPLKPCAFSDPVPGMAADVVDEQGRPVRGAVGELVIRKPWIGMTRGFWRDRERYLDTYWRRIEGLWVHGDFAAIDSDGLWYILGRSDDTIKVAGKRLGPAEVEAVLNAHPAVAESAAIGVPHDVKGEEVVAFVVLQPGYAPSEALRQELIDQVAAALGKPLKPREVRFAAALPKTRNAKVMRRVIRAVYLGLDPGDLSSLEDVGALEAIRKAY is encoded by the coding sequence ATGTATACAGAAAGCGCTTTTCCATTTAAACAACCCATTGTTTGGGAACCTAGGCCAGAATGGATCAAGGCTAGCAATCTGCAGCGTTTTATAGAGCGTCATGGCATCGACTCCTTAGATGCCTTGCTCTTGCGCGCGTCTGAAGACCCGGAGTGGTTCTGGCCGGCTGTATTAGAAGACCTCGATATTCGCTTTTATGCACCGTACCATCAGATCGTCGACCTCAGTGAAGGACCAGCTTTCCCCCGTTGGTGCGTGGGCGGCAAGCTGAACATCGTACATAACCTGCTTGACAAATGGCAAAGCAGCGAAGCCGCTGAGCGCGTAGCATTGCGCTGGGAAGGCGAAGAAGGCACGCTGCGCATCCTTACCTATGCTGGATTGCATGCCGAGGTTTGCCGCTGCGCTCGTGCCTTGCTGGAGCTGGGTTTTCGCAAGGGTGACGTGGTCGCGTTATTTATGCCCATGACCCCTGAGCTTGTGATCGCTTTTTTGGCCACAATCAAGCTGGGGGGTATCGCATTGCCGCTGTTTAGCGGCTATGGTGCCGAGGCCGTGCGCACCCGCATCTGCGATGCCGAGGCTCGGTTTTTGTTTACGGCCGATGGGTTTTACCGTCGTGGCAAGCCCATTCTGCTCAAACCTACAGCCGACGAAGCGCTGGTCGGATGCCCAAGTGTCGCCCATGTGGTGGTGTTGCGCCGTCTGGAAGCCGAAGCACTCGCTGTGCCTATGCAACCTGGACGCGACCACTGGTGGCATGAGCTTGTTTGGTCCCAACCGACCGAAGCCGAAACCGTCCGCACCGATGCCGAAGACGTGCTCATGCTCATTTACACAAGCGGCACCACGGGCCGGCCTAAAGGGGCTGTCCATACGCACTGCGGTTTTCCTATTAAAGCCGCCCAAGACATGTACCAGTGCATGGACCTTAAGCCCGGTGAAACGATGTACTGGGTAACCGATATGGGCTGGATGATGGGTCCTTGGTTGGTTTTTGGCACGCTGCTCATTGGCGCTGCGATGGTGCTTTACGACGGAGCGCCCGACTATCCGGACATCGACCGGCTTTGGGCGCTTGTCGAGCGCCATCAGGTAACGCACCTGGGGATCTCCCCTACCCTTATTCGGACACTTCGGCCTTATGGACCAGAACCCCTTCGCCGCCACGACCTCTCCAGCCTACGCGCCGTAGGATCCACGGGAAGTCCTTGGGATCCTGAATCGTGGCTTTGGTGCTTCGAACACGTGCTCGGAGGCGAAAAGCCTATCCTCAACTATTCAGGCGGTACAGAGATCTCTGGAGGTATCCTGTGCGGGAATTTCTTCCGGCCACTTAAACCCTGCGCATTTTCAGATCCGGTACCTGGCATGGCGGCTGATGTGGTGGATGAGCAAGGTCGACCCGTGCGGGGTGCTGTCGGTGAGCTGGTAATCCGCAAGCCATGGATCGGCATGACGCGTGGCTTTTGGCGTGATCGCGAGCGTTACCTCGACACCTACTGGCGCCGCATCGAAGGCCTCTGGGTGCATGGCGACTTTGCCGCTATCGATAGCGACGGCCTTTGGTACATTCTGGGACGCTCGGACGACACGATCAAAGTGGCTGGCAAGCGGCTAGGACCCGCCGAGGTTGAAGCAGTGCTCAATGCCCACCCCGCCGTGGCTGAAAGCGCTGCGATAGGGGTACCCCACGACGTCAAAGGCGAAGAGGTGGTCGCGTTTGTGGTGCTGCAGCCCGGCTATGCCCCTTCAGAGGCCCTGCGCCAAGAGCTGATCGACCAGGTAGCTGCTGCCCTGGGCAAACCCCTGAAGCCTCGGGAGGTGCGCTTTGCAGCTGCATTGCCCAAAACGCGCAATGCCAAAGTCATGCGCCGCGTAATCCGAGCGGTCTACTTGGGACTAGACCCTGGCGACCTAAGCAGCCTTGAAGATGTGGGCGCACTTGAGGCGATCCGAAAAGCTTACTAA
- the msrB gene encoding peptide-methionine (R)-S-oxide reductase MsrB, whose protein sequence is MAVPKVIYTEEVWRRLLTPEQYHVLREQGTEPAFTGKYWDHKAPGLYRCAGCGLPLFSSETKFDSGTGWPSFYAPVAPEHIEMSDDYSLGMHRIEVHCAACGGHLGHVFPDGPPPTGLRYCINSAALSFEAKEAA, encoded by the coding sequence ATGGCAGTTCCTAAAGTCATCTATACCGAAGAAGTCTGGCGACGTCTGCTGACGCCAGAGCAGTATCACGTTTTACGAGAGCAGGGCACCGAGCCAGCGTTTACAGGAAAGTATTGGGATCATAAAGCGCCTGGTCTTTACCGATGCGCTGGATGCGGGCTGCCGCTTTTTTCTTCGGAGACGAAGTTTGACTCAGGAACAGGGTGGCCGAGCTTTTATGCGCCAGTTGCGCCGGAACACATTGAAATGTCGGACGACTACAGCTTGGGCATGCACCGCATTGAGGTGCACTGCGCTGCCTGTGGCGGTCACCTGGGGCATGTATTTCCCGATGGCCCCCCTCCTACGGGGTTGCGCTACTGCATCAACTCGGCAGCGCTCTCTTTTGAAGCAAAGGAGGCAGCCTAA
- a CDS encoding DoxX family protein, which translates to MSTLVAARRWLEDHRLMGYDLIRMYLGIALFVRGWLFVGDSSRFMALVEGRNLDWFLPMAAVHYVALAHLVGGLMLTAGLLTRLAAWAQVPILFVATFFVHLHEGLLAAGQSLELSALVFFLLLVYGLFGAGPYSLDARMLAPAAAQQVAETPEP; encoded by the coding sequence ATGTCCACGCTCGTTGCTGCGCGTCGCTGGTTAGAAGACCACCGACTCATGGGTTATGATTTGATCCGCATGTACTTAGGTATTGCGCTGTTTGTGCGTGGCTGGCTTTTTGTTGGTGATTCTTCGCGATTTATGGCGCTAGTAGAAGGGCGCAACTTGGATTGGTTCCTGCCGATGGCAGCCGTTCACTACGTAGCGCTGGCGCATTTGGTAGGGGGCCTTATGCTGACTGCCGGTTTGCTTACGCGGCTTGCAGCATGGGCACAGGTGCCTATTCTGTTTGTGGCCACGTTTTTTGTACACCTGCATGAAGGACTTTTAGCCGCGGGCCAGTCGCTGGAGCTTTCGGCGCTGGTGTTCTTTCTGCTACTGGTTTATGGCCTTTTTGGCGCTGGACCCTACTCGCTGGATGCCCGCATGCTGGCCCCAGCAGCTGCGCAGCAAGTCGCCGAAACGCCAGAGCCTTAG
- a CDS encoding NUDIX hydrolase, translating to MSSKSWKVLQQEYLLHRWWMKLRVDRVQLPNGTEIEEFHVVEYPDWVCVLCLTEEGQLVFVEQYRHGVGTLSLELPAGGVEPGEDPLHAARRELLEETGYEAAVWESLGCFAPDPSKHTNLAHIFVARKARQVGPPCLDPAEEMEIRLLTPSEALRLADEGKILHGIHAAALFWAHFRGILPNGQSGLAR from the coding sequence ATGTCGTCAAAGTCTTGGAAGGTTTTGCAGCAAGAGTACTTGCTGCATCGCTGGTGGATGAAGCTGCGCGTCGATCGGGTGCAGTTGCCTAACGGTACGGAGATTGAAGAATTTCATGTGGTAGAATATCCCGATTGGGTATGCGTGCTGTGCTTGACGGAAGAGGGGCAGCTCGTTTTTGTGGAGCAGTACCGGCATGGGGTTGGGACGCTAAGCCTGGAGCTTCCGGCAGGCGGAGTCGAGCCAGGTGAAGATCCGTTGCATGCTGCACGCAGGGAGCTTTTAGAAGAGACGGGTTATGAAGCGGCGGTTTGGGAATCGCTGGGGTGTTTTGCACCTGATCCTAGTAAGCATACGAACTTGGCCCATATTTTCGTTGCTCGAAAAGCACGGCAGGTAGGTCCGCCTTGCTTGGATCCTGCTGAGGAAATGGAAATTCGCCTGCTAACCCCTAGCGAGGCTTTGCGCTTGGCTGATGAAGGCAAGATTCTCCATGGCATTCATGCAGCGGCGCTTTTTTGGGCGCATTTTCGAGGTATTTTGCCCAACGGTCAGTCAGGCCTAGCTCGCTAA
- a CDS encoding energy transducer TonB produces MHRRGLDKLDLPRLRFAQAEQTYTVRMLLSLALTLGLLIVLVRLPWHVAPPPIGWRLVDEDRRLALIATQLEARAAEDTGVPITRFAIPETEAKNEGTRDSSEFQAQDFPQKPEPPARLEAMEAILEHAEKPPQIIGGLGAYYIHIEYPEEAIRAGIEGQLVLRFVVEKDGTPTHIRVIKPLHPLCDSAAVAALRRTRFIPGMQNGQPVRVHMQLPVRFRLLPNPAESSNPDR; encoded by the coding sequence ATGCATCGCAGGGGATTGGATAAGCTGGATCTCCCGCGCCTGCGTTTCGCGCAAGCTGAGCAAACGTACACGGTACGCATGCTGCTTAGCCTTGCCCTTACACTTGGACTCTTGATCGTGCTGGTGCGGCTTCCGTGGCATGTAGCACCTCCGCCTATCGGCTGGCGTTTGGTCGATGAAGACCGGCGCCTAGCATTGATCGCAACCCAGCTGGAAGCGCGCGCAGCTGAAGACACCGGTGTGCCAATTACGCGCTTTGCCATCCCAGAAACCGAAGCCAAAAACGAGGGGACACGCGACTCCAGCGAGTTTCAAGCACAAGACTTCCCACAAAAGCCTGAACCCCCAGCTCGTCTTGAAGCCATGGAAGCCATCTTAGAGCATGCAGAGAAACCTCCCCAGATCATAGGGGGACTGGGGGCCTACTATATCCATATTGAATACCCAGAAGAGGCCATTCGGGCTGGGATTGAAGGGCAACTGGTACTGCGTTTTGTGGTGGAAAAAGACGGTACACCTACCCATATTCGCGTGATTAAGCCCCTCCACCCGCTTTGCGACTCAGCCGCCGTAGCCGCCCTGCGACGCACCCGCTTTATTCCTGGCATGCAAAACGGCCAGCCTGTGCGCGTGCACATGCAGCTACCCGTGCGCTTCCGCTTACTCCCTAACCCGGCCGAAAGCAGCAATCCCGATCGCTAA
- a CDS encoding MDR family oxidoreductase, translating into MRALVLHKDEHGEVQARFETLSEDHLPEGDVLLEVHYSSLNYKDALAVTGKGKVVRGDYPFVPGIDLVGTVLESGHPEVKPGQTVIVTGWGIGEEHWGGYATRARVRAEWTVPLPRRLTPLEAMAVGTAGLTAMLAIMALETHGLTPDQGEVVVTGASGGVGSLAVAILAHLGYEVVASTGKPQAHAMLQALGAARIIDRQELGEGPRRPLDHAQWAAAIDTVGGPTLAAILSQTRRHGSVAACGLAHSAAFHTTVFPFILRGINLLGIDSNTCPQELRRRAWHRLTHDLPKDALHRITRVIALDDVPAWSEAMLAGRTQGRLVVDVQAVP; encoded by the coding sequence ATGCGCGCGCTTGTACTGCATAAGGATGAGCACGGGGAGGTTCAGGCTCGCTTTGAAACGTTATCGGAAGACCACCTCCCGGAGGGTGATGTACTGCTGGAAGTGCATTACTCCAGCCTAAACTACAAAGATGCGCTGGCGGTTACGGGAAAAGGGAAAGTTGTTCGGGGGGATTATCCGTTTGTGCCTGGGATTGATCTGGTCGGTACGGTGCTGGAGTCAGGGCACCCGGAGGTGAAGCCTGGGCAGACAGTTATTGTAACCGGTTGGGGTATAGGTGAGGAACACTGGGGAGGGTATGCTACACGGGCACGTGTACGTGCGGAGTGGACAGTGCCGCTGCCGCGCAGGCTAACGCCGCTAGAGGCGATGGCTGTTGGTACGGCTGGGCTTACTGCTATGCTGGCCATTATGGCACTGGAAACGCATGGGCTGACGCCAGACCAAGGCGAGGTTGTGGTCACCGGGGCCAGTGGAGGGGTTGGGAGTTTGGCTGTGGCTATTCTGGCACACTTGGGCTATGAGGTAGTGGCCTCAACGGGTAAGCCTCAAGCGCATGCTATGCTGCAGGCCTTGGGGGCTGCGCGCATAATCGATCGGCAGGAGCTGGGGGAGGGGCCGCGTCGACCCTTAGATCACGCGCAGTGGGCTGCAGCCATCGACACCGTGGGGGGGCCTACGCTGGCTGCGATCTTGAGCCAAACCCGGCGGCACGGTAGCGTTGCAGCATGTGGTCTGGCGCACAGTGCAGCATTTCACACTACGGTTTTCCCGTTTATTTTGCGCGGGATCAACTTGCTAGGCATTGACTCCAACACCTGTCCCCAGGAACTGCGGCGGCGCGCTTGGCATCGCCTGACACATGATCTGCCCAAAGACGCGTTGCATCGCATTACGCGGGTAATTGCTCTAGACGACGTGCCAGCGTGGAGTGAAGCTATGCTGGCAGGCCGGACCCAAGGGCGGTTGGTTGTAGACGTTCAGGCTGTACCGTGA
- a CDS encoding NAD(P)/FAD-dependent oxidoreductase, which translates to MTRSFWHRQHQAPDRWADVAVVGGGVVGCATAFWLHRLRPRLRLVVLEAASLADGASGRNAGFILPGATADFLKDCQRYGESRARQLWHFTRENREALLRELDPLAFGWEGSGALLVAGSAEEEKRLREGAVRLRSEGVPAAFLPSAEINRRLQAQGFRGGLFLPEAGCLDPVALVYHLAGRSEALVLTHHAVEALVPQPNCVRLETAYGAVEAGQVVLALNAYLPRLLPETAVYVQPVRAQMLATFPAAHRWITSPLYTHDGFFYVRQLPSGHVLVGGARHLHLEEEVGYMDITTEPLQMDLERYLQAYFPQARSLPVMCRWSGTMGFSPDGLPIIGSIAGLEGSYWVGGFSGHGMGYAFRMGRLLAELVLGYPNPEGYTLFTPENRPTFTPEGSSAER; encoded by the coding sequence GTGACCCGTTCTTTCTGGCATCGACAGCATCAGGCGCCCGACCGTTGGGCCGACGTAGCCGTTGTCGGTGGCGGTGTTGTCGGATGTGCGACGGCTTTCTGGCTACACCGGTTGCGTCCGCGCTTGCGACTGGTAGTCCTAGAGGCCGCTTCTTTAGCCGATGGCGCCAGTGGCCGAAATGCTGGGTTTATCCTGCCTGGAGCTACGGCAGATTTTTTAAAAGATTGCCAGCGCTACGGCGAATCGCGTGCCCGCCAGCTCTGGCACTTCACGCGCGAAAACCGAGAGGCGTTGCTTCGGGAGCTGGATCCCTTGGCCTTCGGTTGGGAAGGCAGTGGTGCGCTATTGGTGGCTGGCTCGGCTGAAGAAGAAAAACGATTGCGTGAAGGTGCAGTGCGGCTTCGTAGCGAAGGCGTGCCGGCAGCTTTTCTGCCTTCAGCCGAAATCAACCGGCGTCTCCAGGCCCAAGGTTTTCGGGGAGGTTTGTTTTTGCCTGAGGCCGGATGCTTGGATCCTGTAGCGCTCGTGTACCACCTAGCTGGTCGTAGTGAGGCGCTGGTGCTAACGCACCATGCAGTTGAAGCTCTGGTTCCGCAACCAAACTGCGTGCGGTTGGAGACAGCCTATGGCGCTGTTGAGGCTGGTCAGGTGGTGCTCGCGTTGAATGCCTATCTGCCGCGCTTATTGCCCGAAACGGCGGTTTATGTGCAGCCAGTACGCGCACAGATGCTGGCCACGTTTCCGGCTGCGCATCGCTGGATCACCAGTCCGCTCTATACGCACGATGGATTTTTCTATGTGCGTCAGCTCCCTAGTGGTCATGTGCTGGTTGGAGGTGCGCGACACCTACACCTGGAGGAAGAAGTAGGTTACATGGACATCACCACGGAACCCCTGCAAATGGATCTGGAGCGTTACTTGCAGGCTTACTTTCCCCAAGCTCGATCGCTTCCCGTGATGTGTCGCTGGAGTGGCACGATGGGCTTTTCGCCAGATGGGTTACCGATCATTGGCTCCATCGCTGGTCTAGAAGGCAGCTATTGGGTAGGAGGTTTTAGCGGGCATGGTATGGGGTATGCTTTTCGGATGGGACGTCTATTGGCCGAGCTGGTACTGGGCTACCCGAATCCCGAAGGCTATACACTATTTACCCCAGAAAATCGTCCCACCTTTACGCCAGAAGGTTCTTCAGCTGAGCGCTGA
- a CDS encoding DUF429 domain-containing protein: MPAPAPKSLCGLDFGARTAGTTVLAWDGRDGRLHLRACPRQTDADAWLHKLLLPHPPRLLVIDAPLSLPRAYVQLPEKSEPDFFFRVADRQAGAMSPLFLGGLTARAIAFAYHLRQQGCTVLETFPRLVATRRLPESLQSRYRNDNPEVFAHDLLALLPLPCAEPPTSWHDVDALLAWWTAWRYVHHQAAALGDPEEGQIWY, encoded by the coding sequence ATGCCCGCGCCAGCCCCTAAGAGCCTGTGCGGACTTGACTTTGGTGCACGCACGGCAGGCACAACCGTTCTGGCTTGGGATGGCCGCGACGGACGACTTCACCTGCGCGCCTGCCCACGCCAAACCGATGCGGATGCTTGGCTACACAAGCTCCTTTTGCCACACCCGCCTCGTCTTTTGGTGATAGACGCCCCGCTCAGCCTACCTCGTGCTTACGTCCAGCTGCCGGAAAAAAGCGAGCCCGATTTTTTCTTTCGCGTTGCCGATCGGCAGGCAGGGGCCATGTCGCCATTGTTCTTAGGAGGGCTTACAGCGCGTGCTATCGCGTTTGCCTATCACCTGCGCCAGCAAGGCTGTACGGTTTTGGAGACCTTTCCCCGCCTAGTGGCTACACGCCGCTTGCCAGAAAGCCTGCAATCCCGCTACCGCAACGACAATCCCGAGGTCTTTGCGCATGACCTCCTTGCCCTGCTTCCCCTTCCTTGTGCTGAACCCCCGACAAGTTGGCACGACGTAGATGCACTCTTGGCTTGGTGGACCGCCTGGCGCTACGTCCACCATCAAGCAGCTGCTTTAGGCGATCCCGAAGAAGGGCAAATCTGGTATTGA
- a CDS encoding histidine kinase, with translation METTIPETPHPQGTLQAFLQELTHLVQHVQERLAQASATGEGPLYGSSTTTRQLQVADPDWVASLLEMRSAFPGRLLILEARHAHPAWERVVRLRQEAPLMEVPLLVVLPSDDPQEIARAYQAGADACLVRPVPPAQLLGIALYLLRKSQRQAA, from the coding sequence ATGGAAACAACGATCCCTGAAACGCCCCACCCTCAAGGCACATTGCAAGCTTTTTTACAGGAACTAACGCACCTCGTGCAGCACGTACAGGAACGGCTGGCGCAAGCAAGCGCTACAGGTGAAGGGCCTCTGTACGGGTCGTCTACGACAACCAGGCAGCTGCAGGTAGCGGATCCAGATTGGGTAGCCTCGCTGCTAGAGATGCGTAGTGCGTTTCCGGGCAGGCTGCTCATTCTAGAGGCGCGGCATGCCCATCCTGCCTGGGAACGCGTGGTGCGGTTGCGGCAGGAAGCCCCTCTCATGGAGGTACCATTGCTTGTGGTGTTGCCTAGCGATGACCCCCAAGAGATTGCACGTGCTTACCAGGCAGGTGCCGATGCGTGTCTGGTACGCCCTGTGCCTCCGGCTCAGCTTTTGGGCATAGCACTCTATCTGCTTCGCAAAAGCCAGCGGCAGGCAGCTTAA